TTTACATCCAAACATGCAAAAGCATAACTTTAAGGAGTACAAGGTGGATAAATCTGCCTTTAAAACATCAGAAAACAGCTCTTTCACTCCAGTGACAGGTTTGGCTTTTTTCGCTATTGCTTCGGGCTTTCTTATGAGCCTTATTCCTCTATCTTTAACCTCATTTAAAATGGACACATCGCTCATTGCTTGGTTAGCAAGTATCTTCTACTTAGGCATACTAGTAGGTGCCACCTGCGTCCAGTCGGTTATAAGCAAAAGTAGTCACCGCTACGCATTAATGATGTTTCTTTCACTGCTCATTCTCACCATCATATTAATGCTGATGTTTCCAACGCCTTCGGTATGGTTAGCTGCGCGCTTTATTGCCGGTATCGCTGTGGCAGGCGTGTTTGTAGTGGTGGAATCTTGGTTACTGATGGCCGACAGTGCCAAGCAAAGAGCTAAGCGCTTAGGCTTATATATGACATCTCTCTATGGCGGTAGTGCATTGGGACAACTTGCCATCGGTCCTATTGGCATCAAGGGTTTGGCGCCCTTCTTTTGTGTCATAGGGCTATTATTGATCGCCATATTACCACCACTGCTAATTAAACAAGGTCAGCCTGTGCAGTTACAACATCAAAGAATTGGCTTGAAAGAGGCGCGAAAAATCAGTACCCCAGCCATTATTGGTTGCTTGGTGTCGGGCATGCTGCTTGGACCTATTTATGGCTTGATGCCGACCTATATCAACAACCAGCTTGCAAGTACCGAGACAACGGCATTTCTAATGGCGGTGATTGTTCTGGGCGGCATGCTTATTCAACCCTTGGTGAGTTATCTATCGATCAGAGTCAGTAAAAGCCTATTGATGGCACTGTTTTGTTTACTTGGTACGATAGGCGTTATGGGGGTGTTGGAGGGGGAGTCAATTGCATTGATCAGCATGAGTTACTTTGTTCTTGGCGCCAGCTGCTTTGCACTTTATCCCATCGCCATCACACTTGCTTGCGATGCCTTAAGCGTTGAAAAAATTGTCGCCGCAACCGAACTAATGTTACTTAGCTACAGTATTGGCTCAGTAGTTGGCCCATTAATCGCCGAACATAGTAGTTCATCAAAACACTCGCTAATATTGTATTTAGGCTTTGTGTTAACAACAACTTCAATCTACATGCTAATAAAAAGCCTACAAACAACCCGCAGCGGTCACACACCAGCGATAGGCTAATACAGCGCTTTGCCACTTGCCGATAGGAGCATAGATGTTGATGCTCTTATCGCTCGCTAAATCTAGCGGCCTCTCCTTACGAACATACCCTCTAGCCATAAAATTGCTATCGAAAAACAAACTGTAAATAGTTGATTAGAAGAAGCTTAATAAAAAGGAAGATTACCGAAAGGTTGTTGATCAAGATTTATCCTAAGCTCCACTCAATAGCTTCTATTGCGCTAACGAAGCAAGTATTCGCTAGCGCTAAATAATAACAGCAGAAGCATCATTTAAGACAAACTTTAATAGCAATGCATAAAAGGAATTAGCAATGGCCAGAGCAATAATGGGTGATGGTGTCACTAAGATCACCCAAGACAACTTAGAAGAAGCACTGCAACAGGCAATAGAGATTGAGATAGCAACTATCCCGGTTTACCTCTCAACCTACTACTCAATCAATCGTACACCGGATCAGAAAGAGCTGATTAAAGGCTTTACTAAACGGCTGATAGACAAGGGTGAAACCAAGCAGAATGCGGCAACCAAAGCACTAGCACTTTCAGCCAAAATCATGGTTTTTGCTAATAGAGCGGGCGCCAATATTATGAGTGTGGTGGTGGAAGAGATGCTACACATGTCTCTCTCTTCAAACGTAAAGCAATCACTGTTTGGCAACCCGGAGTTAGTCGGTAAATCCCCTAGTATCTGGCCTGCATACCTTGCAGGACACGAACCTGAATTTCCCATTAATCGTGCCAAGTTAAGCATTGAACAACTTGAAACTTTCAAGAAAATCGAAAGCCCTGTACCAATCGACGCTAACCTAAGGTTTACCAGCGCCATCCCCTACTTCACCATTGGTGATTTTTACCAAGGTATTGAAGATTGCATCCGTGATCATTTTTGCTGCAAGGACAATTACCACCCCGACAGGCCGCAGCTCGTTCCAAATCGCGGTTACTACGCGCAAAATAACATCGACACCATCTACTACGATAAACAGCATAAACCTGTCTATGAAAATGCTGCTGATGCGGGGGGCTTAATCCATGTCGTCGATCAAGCAAGTGCACTAAAAGCGCTAAAAACAGTGGTTGACCAAGGTGAAGGAAAAAATGTCACAGATCCTTTTGATGACGACAGTTGTCACGAATTGTCTCATTACTACAAATTTGCACTTCTGCAAGAGGAACTCAAAGATATCAAGCGTCAATTCCAAAAGGAATTTGGTTGCGAATTTGATGTCGAGAACCACTTCATCCATGACTTTGCCGATAATGCAGAAACTCAAGACTACCCCGTTACCATACAAGCGGTTTCAACATTAACCAATGCCATGTATGCCTATCTATTCATCATGTCCCAAGCCTGCTACCACGCTGAGGAACATACTCAATTTGAGATCTTTATGTTTGGCATCCACAAAAGCATGTTGTGGATTTTAAGTTCACTGTGCGGTGAGATGACAGGGCTAAAGTACCTAGGCTCTGACGGTCAGCAATATACAGCCACCGCCACCTTCGAAGAGTATCAATTTAGCAGTGCTTCTAGCCCTAAATCACAAATTATAGAGCTATTTAATCAGGCTGTTGGTGTCAACGATGGTATCGCTTATCTAGGGCAACGGATCCACGACCTTCCCAATGTTTCAATTGAGGGGTTTCTTGAACGTTCAAATACCCCATTAATGGCATAACTCAACCATAGAAGAGGATAGCAACATGTCAAAAGTATTCGATAAATCACTCAGCAATGGTTGTGGTTCAAGCAATGGTTGTGGCAACAGCAATAGTTGCAGCAGCCAACCAGTGAATAAAAAAGTACCCAACATTGTCACCCCGTTAGAGCTGCACGCATGTATGGGGCTTAATGCCTGTCGCGGCCATGACCGCTTTGGCACAAATACCTGTGCAGGAACAGGCTACTGCGCGACACAAACACACGTGTGCCACACGCTCAATAACTGTGCTGGTCAAGGCGGTTGCGGCTTATTTGGCGATGCTGCAGAACAGTCAAAACCTGGATCCAATGATTGTTCATGGCAAGGCAGCTGCGCCACACCAATCCAAGCGGAACGCTTTAGTACCTTAGGTGAGAACAAAAACAAAAGTGTCTGGTTACTAGCACGTGCCTTATTTGAACAGCGCATGGATAAGTCGCGTCGCAATGTCGCAGACGCTCCTTTTCCAGCTGGTCCTCCGCAAGCTTGGTTGGAATCGTTTGGTGAATATGATTCTTGTGGAAACTCCGGTGATAAATCTTGCTCCTTTGGTTTTAATAGCCCAGCTCAGAATACCCAAGAGCTGATTGATCGCAGCCGCGACAATGCTAGCAAACAACCAGAGTACGACTGCAAGTTAAACGACGATTAATAGAGGTAATGATGCCGAACTTTCATCGTCAAACCCAAGCCTGCCCCAATTTGGGGTTGGGCCTTGGCCTTCGCAGCCAACATTTTAATGAAATTTTAGATCGTAAACCTAAGGTTGATTGGTTTGAAATTATCTCAGAGAACTTTATGGACTCAGGGGGACGGCCTCGCCATGTTCTCAGACAAATAGCCGAACAGTATCCAATTGTTATGCACGGCGTGTCTATGTCAATCGGCAGTAGCGATCCACTCGACCTAAATTACCTTAGGCGCTTGAAGCAGCTTATCGATGAAGTACAGCCCGCTTGGGTCAGTGACCACCTATGTTGGACTGGTGCACTGAGCCTCAATAGCCACGATCTTCTGCCATTACCGCTCACTGACGCAGCTCTACGCCACGTATGTGAACGTGTTGATCAGGTACAAAATCTGCTACAGCGGCCTATTGTGCTCGAAAATCCCAGTACCTACTTGAGTTACACCCAATCCCATATTCCAGAGTGGGAGTTCTTTAGCGCGCTGACCGCCGAAACCGGTTGCGGCATGCTACTAGATGTCAACAATGTCTTTGTTTCTGCCTTCAATAATGAGTTCGACCCCTTTGAATACATAGAGGGCTTACCGCATCAATCAATTGTGCAGATGCATTTGGCCGGTCATCAGCACTGTGGTGACTATATTATCGATACCCATGACAGCCCAGTGACTAATACCGTCTGGCAGCTATTTAACTTAGCGTGGCAGCGCACCCAAGGATGTGCAACTTGCCTAGAGTGGGATGGCAATATCCCCAGCTTCTCTGAATATCATCAAGAGTTACTCAAAGCCAAAAAGTACATGCACAGCGGTACAAGCTTTAACGCTGAGCCAGACCGCTACCAAGCTAAATTAAACCCTGAACTCGCCATTTCAAATCCAATTAACTTCATGGTTCCACAAGCTAATGTTGTCGCAAATCAGGGGGGCAAATGAGCGAATTAACAACACAAAGCTTACTCGAGATGCAGCAAAGTATGCTTAAGGCGATCACCCAGCCAATGCAAACTGACCGCATTGGCTTCATCGACAGTCAGATCGCGGCCTCCAGTAAACTGTCAGCACAGGCCCACTTCAGCATATACCAGCGTAGCTACATACTCAGGCTACAACAGTGCATGGCGAGCCAATTTTCAACCCTCAAATATGCGTTAGGGGATGATCTATTTGCGCTTTTTGCAACCCAATACTTACAAACATCGCCCTCAAGTAGCTACACCCTCAATACGCTTGGTGATCGGTTTCCGCAGTTTTTGCAGCAGACTCGCCCCGATGCCGAGCTGGAAGTTAAAGAGGACTGGCCTGACTTTATGATTGAGCTAGCAACATTCGAAATAGCGCTAAACCAGCTATTTGACGCAGAATCCACAGGACTGCTCGCCGATCCGCTACAGATTCAGGCCACGGCTAACACCAAGGACGAGCAGCTGCAGTTAGTACCAATCTTGCAACTGTTTCAGCTTAGCTACCCCATCATCGATTATTACCGTCGCTATAACGATAACCAGCAACCGCCACTGCCACTAGCTAAGACAAGTTATGCTGCCGTCTTTAGACGTAACTACCGACTCGGGATCATCGACTTAAATGCCAGCCAGTACCTTTTTTTAAAGCAGCTACAGCAAACGCAATCAATCAACGCCAGTAAAAAACAACTTATAAAGCAACAGCGAGCCTCCACAGAGGCGGTCGACAAACTTTGGGCTAGGTGGCGAATGTACTTCATTGAGATGGGTATTTTTAACCACCACAACTTAGCAGAGTAATTAAACAAAACAATAAAACTCATCAACTAAGTGAGTAAATAAAAGAGTAAGTAAGTGAAAAGTAATCCAGTTAACAGCGGATGTTCAACTGACACAAAATGGAGCAACTGTCATGCATATTAAACAAACGCGATTATACGGTTCGATAAAAAAATACCGTTTAAAACAAAAAGCAATCATCTTTATCTCTGCAGCCACAGCTATGGCCAGTGCCTACGCCGCAACAGCGCAGAGTCCATCGAAAACAGAGACCGCTGTGGAGTCATTTACATTTTCAAAAGCGGATGCTCGCCTCGTCTCAAAAAAGTTTTACATCGCCAATCCCAAAGGTGGAATCCCCACTCCACAGCGAGAGCTCAATATCACTCAGAATGATACTCGCAAACAAATATTACCGTTTTTACCCAGCCAAAAACGCCCTATTGCAGATGGTGTCACCGCACCAGAATATGCAGCGAACTAAAAAGGAATTACCTGATGAGCATTTCTCAATTTCTCGGGACGAGAACGCAGCAAGACTTACTAAACAGCCGTGCATTAAAGCATCCCAAAAAGATAACCAGCCAAAACCCCTGGACCATTGAAGCCCTTAGAGAACACCTGCAATGGGCGGTCGACGTAGAGCTGTATACTATCCCGTTTTACATGTCGGCCATGTATTCGGTCATTGACCAAGCATCAGAAGCCAGACGCCTAGTACGCTCGGTCGTCAACCAAGAGATGCTGCATATGCAAAGTGCGGCCAATATTGCCAACGCCTATGGCTGCGATCTACACATCACAGCCCCCCACTATGGCGGCGAGGTACCCCATCTAGACTTTGAAGCCAACCCAAATCAACCAACAAAGATCTTCAGCCCTTACAGCACACAAATAGGCCCGATGGATGTGCTGCGTATTAATACTATGTGCATTATTGAGTGCCCAGGTGAGTTTAACAGTGCAACTTTAGATCCCAATACCGAAGAGTACAGCTCCATAGGTGAGATCTATCAAGCTATTCGCGAAGGGGCAGCCATGCTCAGTGAATGTATCATCCCCAATAATAATCAGGTTGCCCATTTTACCTCCACCTACCCAGATGTGAGTTCGCTAGTAATCAGTGAAGACTGCTGTGAAGGGCTGGTGCAAGTTAACGGCCTAATCGATCTAATTGTCGATCAGGGGGAAGGCGCAGCTTGGCCCAATGACAATATCTCGCCAAATACTACCATTGAGCAACGCTATGAAGATTACCAACAGGAGCAGCTACCGCCTGAATATCAAAACCATGTCGATGATATTCAGCCCTACTGGGATCATTTCCAAAAGTTTACCTACTTACGCAAGCAGACGCTGCCAGAAACCTTCCCCTTAGGCTTCGGCAGCCCACGCGGGCGTGAAAACCAGCGGATCCTCATTAGCCATTTTGGCCACTTCCTGCAGCTAATGAATATCGTGTTTAACCCTATCTACCAACAACAACTGGCCAACAGTAACGACATTAGCGTTGCCGCAGTGCAACAAAAGGCTGGCGCCGAGTTTGGTACCACCATGTACAAGGTAGGTGCAGCCATTGCCGCCTGCTGGGAAAATGGCGTAGTCCCCGCCTTCTCTACTTCAGCAAGCCAACAGGAGCAATAATCATGACTCAATCTATTTTTAAAATTCATCCCGCCATTGGTATTGCTCGTGTCGGCAACAGCAGCGAGTACTACCTCGCACCAGAGTCCATTGCAGCGCTGCCACAACCCGGTAAGCCTGGCGATCCAACCACAGGCGGGCTACCAATCCGCCCTGGTACAGAAGACACCATCATCAGCAGCTCCGAATTTCGCGACAGCTGTGGCGCCTTTAAACGCCAAGCGGCACGCTTTCGTATTTTTGCCTACCCCACAAAAGATGTTGGCCAGTACCCGGCCAGCAACGGCGCCGAGATAAAAATAGGCAGTAGTATCAACGGCAAAAAAGTGGTCGATATTGTATGGAGTGTGCATCTAGCCAATAAGAAATGCAGCTGGTTTGCCAATGACGATGACCACGGCGCCGTCGCCTACGACAATGGCAGCACTCCTACATTAAGAAATCTGCGCGAAGGGCTAGATCCATACAATAGCGCGAGACTGAAAAAACTGATCATTGACGCTGGTCCTCGTGCACTAAAGGGCTGTGACAGCAAAGCCAGCTTCTGCCCAGCAGAGCGGGCTAGCATAGACAAAGATGGCGAGGTAGTCAGCCTGCCTGACTACCCGCAATCATTTCCCTATATGCATTTTGAACAGCTCGACACCCCTCAGGGTCGCATCGACAGCTTAGGTGAGATGGAAACCGACAGCTGTGGTCGCCTCATTGTCGCCGGCGGCTATGGCAAGAGTAATGCGTGGAAGCTCGACGCAGAGGACAAGGTTCAGATCAATAACCCAGTCAACAACGACCAATGGTTTGACGACACCTCCGACGGCCCAGTGAATGCAACAGTGCTGTTTGACGACGGCAGCACAGAGTCGGTATTTGGCGGCTGGGTAGTGGTAACGGATCCGAGCTATGCGCCGCAAACCCTCAATGTGGTGTCACTTTTCGACGAAGCCTACGACGTGTTCCTGCGAGAGTTGGCGTTAGAGCCAGCGGTATATCATCAAGGCAAGTTTAACCCCGACTACCAACCCGCTTTTGACGATCATATCAAGCCGATATTCCGAGCCACCGCCCAGCAACTGTGGAACGCCTACCTCCCCGGCTTTGCTATTGACGCCCACAACAGTGTCGACAGCATTACCGCCGACGATAACCCCGAT
The Shewanella sp. KX20019 DNA segment above includes these coding regions:
- a CDS encoding ferritin-like domain-containing protein; amino-acid sequence: MSISQFLGTRTQQDLLNSRALKHPKKITSQNPWTIEALREHLQWAVDVELYTIPFYMSAMYSVIDQASEARRLVRSVVNQEMLHMQSAANIANAYGCDLHITAPHYGGEVPHLDFEANPNQPTKIFSPYSTQIGPMDVLRINTMCIIECPGEFNSATLDPNTEEYSSIGEIYQAIREGAAMLSECIIPNNNQVAHFTSTYPDVSSLVISEDCCEGLVQVNGLIDLIVDQGEGAAWPNDNISPNTTIEQRYEDYQQEQLPPEYQNHVDDIQPYWDHFQKFTYLRKQTLPETFPLGFGSPRGRENQRILISHFGHFLQLMNIVFNPIYQQQLANSNDISVAAVQQKAGAEFGTTMYKVGAAIAACWENGVVPAFSTSASQQEQ
- the bufB gene encoding MNIO family bufferin maturase; translation: MMPNFHRQTQACPNLGLGLGLRSQHFNEILDRKPKVDWFEIISENFMDSGGRPRHVLRQIAEQYPIVMHGVSMSIGSSDPLDLNYLRRLKQLIDEVQPAWVSDHLCWTGALSLNSHDLLPLPLTDAALRHVCERVDQVQNLLQRPIVLENPSTYLSYTQSHIPEWEFFSALTAETGCGMLLDVNNVFVSAFNNEFDPFEYIEGLPHQSIVQMHLAGHQHCGDYIIDTHDSPVTNTVWQLFNLAWQRTQGCATCLEWDGNIPSFSEYHQELLKAKKYMHSGTSFNAEPDRYQAKLNPELAISNPINFMVPQANVVANQGGK
- a CDS encoding MFS transporter: MDKSAFKTSENSSFTPVTGLAFFAIASGFLMSLIPLSLTSFKMDTSLIAWLASIFYLGILVGATCVQSVISKSSHRYALMMFLSLLILTIILMLMFPTPSVWLAARFIAGIAVAGVFVVVESWLLMADSAKQRAKRLGLYMTSLYGGSALGQLAIGPIGIKGLAPFFCVIGLLLIAILPPLLIKQGQPVQLQHQRIGLKEARKISTPAIIGCLVSGMLLGPIYGLMPTYINNQLASTETTAFLMAVIVLGGMLIQPLVSYLSIRVSKSLLMALFCLLGTIGVMGVLEGESIALISMSYFVLGASCFALYPIAITLACDALSVEKIVAATELMLLSYSIGSVVGPLIAEHSSSSKHSLILYLGFVLTTTSIYMLIKSLQTTRSGHTPAIG
- a CDS encoding HvfC/BufC N-terminal domain-containing protein, whose amino-acid sequence is MSELTTQSLLEMQQSMLKAITQPMQTDRIGFIDSQIAASSKLSAQAHFSIYQRSYILRLQQCMASQFSTLKYALGDDLFALFATQYLQTSPSSSYTLNTLGDRFPQFLQQTRPDAELEVKEDWPDFMIELATFEIALNQLFDAESTGLLADPLQIQATANTKDEQLQLVPILQLFQLSYPIIDYYRRYNDNQQPPLPLAKTSYAAVFRRNYRLGIIDLNASQYLFLKQLQQTQSINASKKQLIKQQRASTEAVDKLWARWRMYFIEMGIFNHHNLAE
- a CDS encoding ferritin-like protein, producing MARAIMGDGVTKITQDNLEEALQQAIEIEIATIPVYLSTYYSINRTPDQKELIKGFTKRLIDKGETKQNAATKALALSAKIMVFANRAGANIMSVVVEEMLHMSLSSNVKQSLFGNPELVGKSPSIWPAYLAGHEPEFPINRAKLSIEQLETFKKIESPVPIDANLRFTSAIPYFTIGDFYQGIEDCIRDHFCCKDNYHPDRPQLVPNRGYYAQNNIDTIYYDKQHKPVYENAADAGGLIHVVDQASALKALKTVVDQGEGKNVTDPFDDDSCHELSHYYKFALLQEELKDIKRQFQKEFGCEFDVENHFIHDFADNAETQDYPVTIQAVSTLTNAMYAYLFIMSQACYHAEEHTQFEIFMFGIHKSMLWILSSLCGEMTGLKYLGSDGQQYTATATFEEYQFSSASSPKSQIIELFNQAVGVNDGIAYLGQRIHDLPNVSIEGFLERSNTPLMA
- a CDS encoding LodA/GoxA family CTQ-dependent oxidase, with product MTQSIFKIHPAIGIARVGNSSEYYLAPESIAALPQPGKPGDPTTGGLPIRPGTEDTIISSSEFRDSCGAFKRQAARFRIFAYPTKDVGQYPASNGAEIKIGSSINGKKVVDIVWSVHLANKKCSWFANDDDHGAVAYDNGSTPTLRNLREGLDPYNSARLKKLIIDAGPRALKGCDSKASFCPAERASIDKDGEVVSLPDYPQSFPYMHFEQLDTPQGRIDSLGEMETDSCGRLIVAGGYGKSNAWKLDAEDKVQINNPVNNDQWFDDTSDGPVNATVLFDDGSTESVFGGWVVVTDPSYAPQTLNVVSLFDEAYDVFLRELALEPAVYHQGKFNPDYQPAFDDHIKPIFRATAQQLWNAYLPGFAIDAHNSVDSITADDNPDETILAGLAYIRQPNAGKQASWRSQSIDVGAPLMPLSLGDSSPAGGKPFLSPTVTQYHALHCWSNHQYKKTNDNPLGAGEYLDRATLQNCLGGRFSPGIDMTWVIREPSMYVSNWQQGAGPFRIHHKNLDYASVIDNSLSYGTPLLTLGWIPRHEDVEYLGLEPGDATKFMALPWHADYNSCAIHQTSPNTQDSQTLYWSWPAQRPVTVYTAQDYQDQQIEKDRHGLPPQRYSVRGSGTVPRENSPEDSGNLANAGRFWEYREMLEKWNDIGVIVQATTIDDGASYPDNVYLEVESRLSGATPNLKEPAPWPMVAGDKTAIKKTR